Part of the Leptotrichia massiliensis genome, TTGGATTTATTTTGGCTGATGGTGAAGTGTAGATTTTTTTTATCTGGCTAAATCCTTTTTCAAATTTTAAAATTTGAATAAACTCCATAGTTCCAGTATTCTTATTGGCATGTTCACTAAAAAGAACTGTACTTTTGTTAATTTTTACAAAAATGAATTTCTTTTCTGATTTTACTGGCTCTTTATTATCAATTTTTAATGATTTTAAATTTTCTTTTTTTGTATTTGATTTCCCTAAAACATCATAATTTAAATAAAAAACACCTAAACTTACTAGAAATGAAAAAATCATGGGAAATAATGCTATCCTTGCAAAACTTATCCCACTTGTTTTCATCGCTGCAATTTCTAATTGTTTTGCCATTTTGCTTATACATAAAAGGCTTCCTAACAGTACTCCAAGAGGAGCAGTATTTGTTATAATTTCAGGTACTCCGTATCTAAGATATCTTATGGCATCTCCACCTTTCATTTTTCCATCCATAAGCCATCCTGTAAGACTAATACTTTCAGCTAGTAAAAATATTAGAAAAAACATCATCATTCCCAGAATAAAGCTTTTTACATAATTTATAATTATATATTTATCTAACTTGTTCATACTCCTCCTTTCGTTAATTTCCTTTATATTTCTTTATTGAAAAATATATACATAATATAAATAAAACAAAATTAGGAATCCACATTGCAATGTTTGCAGGTACATTATTCTTTAGTACCATAATTTTTGCATAACTTGCCATTCCTATATATCCAAATATAACTATTAAACTTATTCCAAAACTTATTCCTCTTCCACTTCGTCTATGCCCTACTGAAAGTAATACTCCCAGCCAGCACAAAAATGTACTTGCAAGTGGTCCAATAATTCTTTGATAAATTTCCACTTGTGCTTTTAATGCCGCTTCCTTTTCTTCAGGATTTTTTATATTTTTTTTATAAAATTCATTTAACTCTTTTATATTCATTTCATTACGGCTCTTTTTCTTTTCTTTTGTGTCTTCTCTAAAAAAAGTTGTGATTGGAATTTCTTGCTCCTGGTATTCAGCCGACACTCGACTATTTCCATTTTTTTCAAAAGCGTATCCTTTTACTTTCTGTAATCTTATTATCCCTGGATCAAATTTTGCATTTTCTGCTAAAAATACTATTGGATAAGGATTATCTCCACGTTTATTTATAATCAAAAAGTTTTTAGCTGTAGCTTTTTCATTGTTAACTTCGTCAATGTAAAATCCAAATCCTTTTTCTTCGTTTGTTAAAAATACTTTTGCTTCTGATAATGAACTTGGCTTTGAAGCTAAAACTTGTTTTGTCTGAGCATTTATATTCTTTAGAGCACGTGGATTTACATAAAGCTCAAGTCCAAGTCCAATAAGAGTAAGTATAACTCCAAAGATAAATGCTGGACGAATTATTCTAAAAAGTCCTATTCCAGAACCTTCCATAGCAACGATTTCATTAGTTTCAGAAAGCCCACCATACACAAGCATTACTCCCAAGAATGCTCCCATCGGAATTGTCTGGACAAGAACTCCTGGTACAGCATAAAACAAATAGTCAATTATAGATATAAATGGCAAATCACTTGCAAACAATCGCTCCATAACTTCCATTACCACATTTAACATCATAATGAATGTAAATATGCTTATTCCAAATAACGACGGTAATATAAGTGAATTGTAAATATATCTGTCAATTATTTTCATTTTTATCAATTTCCTTTTTTATTTTTCTTTTAAAATTTATACTTCTTTAATATTTAAGTAAGTAAAAACAACATAAATTTAAAATTTAAGAAGTTTAATTAATAATTTTATTTTTTTCAAATTCATCTGGCTTCATATTTTTGTAATTGCTCAGAACATCCTCTATTACTTGTTTTTCCCTATTACTTATAACATATCCTTCAACGTCACTTTTTATAAAGTTTGGAAAAGAATCTGCAAATTTTAATGCATATTTTGTCATAATCTGTATAGAAAAACTTTTGTCTCTTATGTCTTTTATTCTTTTACTAGATTTAGAGCCTGTAATTACAATAATATAGGCAATGATTGCGACAAAAAATATTTTCATTATACCAAAAATCATCCCGTAAAATCTATCAAATTTTTTCATTTTTATACTTTGTAAAAATTTTCGATTGATTATTAGAATGGCAGAATAGACAATACATTGGATTAAAACCATAATAATAAATATTTTAAACTGATTTCTTGGTGTGATTTTATTTGAGTTCAAAAAGAACTTATAAATATGGTTTGTTATAAAAATAATAAAAATATACTTAAACATATTAAAAAATTCCAAGGAAAATCCTCTTCTATAACCAAGAATAATAAATATTACTAACAACACTATAAATCCAATATCTAATATCATTTTTTTACCCCTATTTTTTTACATAAATTCTAGGCACTCTTTGACTTATTCCACACATAATTTCATACGAAATTGTATTGCATAAATCAGCAACTTCCACAACACTTATATTTTCCCCAAAAAATTCTACAACATCGCCTTTTTTAGCCTCATTTTTCAATTCTTCAGGAAGTAGAATTATAAGCTGATCCATGCAGACACGTCCCACAATTTCACATTTATGCCCTCTATAAAAAACATAGCCTTTATTTGACAAATCACGCCTTACTCCGTCAGCATATCCGATAGAAACTGTAGCATAAGTCTTTCCAGCTTTTCCTTTATAAGTATTTCCATAACTTATAAAGCTATCTTCCTTTAATGTCTTTATATAGCTAATTTTTGCAAAAAGAGACATTACTGGCTTAAATCTATATGGAGCTGTTTCTTCATCTGTAACTCCACCATAAAGTATAATTCCCACTCTTACAAAATCTTCTATGCTGTCCTGAAACTTCAAAGTTCCAAAGCTATTGTGTAGATGTCTGTATTTTATTGATGGTATCCCACTTGATATTTTTTCACACATTGCTTTAAATTTGCTTTCCTGCAATTTTGTATAGTCTTTGTCGCTATCAGATGATGAAAAATGCGAGAAAATCCCTATCGGATTAATATGGCTAGAATTTTTTAAGGTTTTATTCAAATCTTCGACTTCACTTTCCTGAAATCCTACACGTCCCATTCCCGTATCTATCTTTATAAATACATCTGTCGTTTTTCCTTTTTCTTTTCCAGTTTTTTCCAAATATTCTATTTCCTCAAAATCTGTCACCATAAAATAAATATTTTTATCAGCAATTAAATCCATATATTCATTTTCCACAGGACCCAGTATAAGCACCGTAATATCATTATGAAGCTCCTTAATTTTAAGCGCTTCGTCACTCGTCGCAACTGCGAAGTTCTTTATTCCCTTTTTTATCAAAGCATCGCATATTTCAAGCATCCCATGTCCATAGGCATCTGCCTTTATAACTGCTATTATCTTATCTTTTGTCGCAATTTTTTCAATTTCATCAATATTGCTATATAAATTATTTATATTTATTTCTGCCCAGCATCGCATTTTTCAATTCACCTTCTAAACTTATCATTTTATTTCTTTATCCGCATCATCAAATCGACTTTTTTAATTAAACTAAAACTTTATCTCTTTCATCATACCCGTTTACTGTTTTACCAGAACTTTTTATAACATCTTTAGCTTTTGGCTCATTTTTACCTTTTTTCATTATATAAACCAAAGGACTTGCTACAAACACTGATGAATAAGTTCCAACAAGCATTCCTATAAATAGAGTCATACTAAATGTTTTTAATGTGCTTCCACCAAGAATAAGAAGTACAATTACAGAAAACAACGTAGTTAATGATGTGTAAATTGATCTTGTAAAAACTTGGTTTATGGATTTTTCTATCACTTCTCCAAATGATAATGTAACTTTATTTCTACCTTCCCTATTTCTTTTAATATTTTCACGAATCCTGTCAAATACAACAATTGTATCGTTAATCGAATATCCTAAAATTGTAAGAATTGCCGCAATAAATGGTGTATCTATCTCATATTTAAGCATTGCAATAACTCCAAAAGCAATTATTACGTCATGAACTAACGCCACAATTCCTGCCACTGCATAAATAAATTCAAATCTTATTGTAATATAGATGATAATCAAAATACTTCCAATTAACAATGCCTGAATCGCATTAGATGTTAATTCCTTACCAATTACGGCACCTACAGTTTCATTTTTCACAACTTCATATTTCCCAGTTTTTTGGCTCAATTCTGACATTACTTTTGCTTTTTGCGTATTACTTAATTGTTCAGTTCTTACAATAACAGTATTATCTGTATCTGAAAATTGCACTCTTTTAGCTTTCATTTGTGGTATTTCTCCAACTAAACCACTTAATGTACTGTTTACTGCATTCTGGTCAATTTTTTTCTCATATTTTAACTGAATTAACTCTCCACCTTTAAAATCTACACCCAGATTTAACTTTATTGCAAATAATGAAACTAGCGAAACTATAACCATTACTGCCGAAATTCCCAAATAAAGTTTTCTACGCTCTATTACTTTTAAATTAATCTTCATTCAAAGCTCCTTTCCAGAACAACTGCTCTCTTTTTATGTTAAATGTTTTTATAAATAACTTTAATATTACTTTTGAAACAAATACTCCTGTAATCACAGTAGCCACTACCCCAAGCGACAATGTTACAGCAAATCCTTTAATTGGACCAGTTCCAAGAAAGAACAATACCGCTGCCACAAGTAATGTTGTTATATTTCCATCAATTATGGCAGGAAAGGCATTTTCATAACCTCTTTCAACCGCATCGTGAAGCGATTCTCCAAGCCGTAATTCTTCCTTTATTCTCTCATAAGTAATTACATTTGAATCAACTGCCATACCAAGTGTAAGGATAAATCCTGCAATCCCTGGAAGTGTCAAAGCCGCACCAATACCGCTAAGCAGTCCTAAAACTAGAACTCCATTTATTAAAAGTGCAATATCTGCAACAATTCCAGGTATTTTATAAATAGCAATCATAAATACCGAAATTACACCTAAGGCAATCAACCCAGCTATTCCGGTCTGTTTTATTGAATCTACACCAAGTGTCGCTCCAACTGTTCTATTTTCAACAATTTTAATTTCCACAGGTAATGCTCCTGATTTTAGAAGATTAGCTAAATTATTAGCTTCTTCCATTGAAAATCTTCCAGTTATAATTCCACTTCCTCCATTAATTTCACCATTAATTCTAGGTGCTGACTGTTCCTTGTTATCAAGCATTATTGCAAGTTGTTTCCCAACGTTTTCTCTAGTAATTTTAGCAAAATCATTTGCACCTTTTGAATTTAACTCAAAACTTACAGATGGCATCCCAACTTGATCTCTTGTAACTCCCGCACTTTTCAACGCAGAACCTTCTAACAACACAGGTCCATAAGTTCCATCATTATTTTTTATTCTAAACTCAAGTTTTGCTGTTGTACCAATCAATTCAATAGCCTTTTGAGGATCTTTTATCCCCGCAAGCTCCACTATCAATTTATCATTTCCACTAAGCTGAATAACAGGTTCAGCAACTCCAATGCTATTTACCCGTCTTTCAATAATATTTCTAACTTTACTCATTGTATCAGCCTCTATTTTCCCCTGTGCCTGTAATACAACCGATGTTCCACCACGTAAATCAAGTCCCAATTTTACTTTATTAAAGTACAAAATAAGAGCTGGAACAAAAATTACTAAAAGTAACCAAATATAATGTGATTTTTTATTTTGCATTTTTTCATCCTTTCTTTTTTTATTTAAATATCTATTCTTATAAATATGT contains:
- a CDS encoding LptF/LptG family permease, whose product is MNKLDKYIIINYVKSFILGMMMFFLIFLLAESISLTGWLMDGKMKGGDAIRYLRYGVPEIITNTAPLGVLLGSLLCISKMAKQLEIAAMKTSGISFARIALFPMIFSFLVSLGVFYLNYDVLGKSNTKKENLKSLKIDNKEPVKSEKKFIFVKINKSTVLFSEHANKNTGTMEFIQILKFEKGFSQIKKIYTSPSAKINPKTNQWTFTDLKEYDSKTNVTKQIDTKNFKFIASMDNILASPVKAKNLTMPELREKVVYFTRVGADSLNLRIEFYYRISFALASFVMCLIGLSLGSRYVRGGAAVNIGLSVIIGYAYYGVSTILRSMAVSGAVPIYAACFIPLLIFLVVGIKLFKDSEY
- a CDS encoding LptF/LptG family permease, with the translated sequence MKIIDRYIYNSLILPSLFGISIFTFIMMLNVVMEVMERLFASDLPFISIIDYLFYAVPGVLVQTIPMGAFLGVMLVYGGLSETNEIVAMEGSGIGLFRIIRPAFIFGVILTLIGLGLELYVNPRALKNINAQTKQVLASKPSSLSEAKVFLTNEEKGFGFYIDEVNNEKATAKNFLIINKRGDNPYPIVFLAENAKFDPGIIRLQKVKGYAFEKNGNSRVSAEYQEQEIPITTFFREDTKEKKKSRNEMNIKELNEFYKKNIKNPEEKEAALKAQVEIYQRIIGPLASTFLCWLGVLLSVGHRRSGRGISFGISLIVIFGYIGMASYAKIMVLKNNVPANIAMWIPNFVLFILCIYFSIKKYKGN
- a CDS encoding CvpA family protein; protein product: MILDIGFIVLLVIFIILGYRRGFSLEFFNMFKYIFIIFITNHIYKFFLNSNKITPRNQFKIFIIMVLIQCIVYSAILIINRKFLQSIKMKKFDRFYGMIFGIMKIFFVAIIAYIIVITGSKSSKRIKDIRDKSFSIQIMTKYALKFADSFPNFIKSDVEGYVISNREKQVIEDVLSNYKNMKPDEFEKNKIIN
- the alr gene encoding alanine racemase — its product is MRCWAEININNLYSNIDEIEKIATKDKIIAVIKADAYGHGMLEICDALIKKGIKNFAVATSDEALKIKELHNDITVLILGPVENEYMDLIADKNIYFMVTDFEEIEYLEKTGKEKGKTTDVFIKIDTGMGRVGFQESEVEDLNKTLKNSSHINPIGIFSHFSSSDSDKDYTKLQESKFKAMCEKISSGIPSIKYRHLHNSFGTLKFQDSIEDFVRVGIILYGGVTDEETAPYRFKPVMSLFAKISYIKTLKEDSFISYGNTYKGKAGKTYATVSIGYADGVRRDLSNKGYVFYRGHKCEIVGRVCMDQLIILLPEELKNEAKKGDVVEFFGENISVVEVADLCNTISYEIMCGISQRVPRIYVKK
- the secF gene encoding protein translocase subunit SecF, producing the protein MKINLKVIERRKLYLGISAVMVIVSLVSLFAIKLNLGVDFKGGELIQLKYEKKIDQNAVNSTLSGLVGEIPQMKAKRVQFSDTDNTVIVRTEQLSNTQKAKVMSELSQKTGKYEVVKNETVGAVIGKELTSNAIQALLIGSILIIIYITIRFEFIYAVAGIVALVHDVIIAFGVIAMLKYEIDTPFIAAILTILGYSINDTIVVFDRIRENIKRNREGRNKVTLSFGEVIEKSINQVFTRSIYTSLTTLFSVIVLLILGGSTLKTFSMTLFIGMLVGTYSSVFVASPLVYIMKKGKNEPKAKDVIKSSGKTVNGYDERDKVLV
- the secD gene encoding protein translocase subunit SecD — protein: MQNKKSHYIWLLLVIFVPALILYFNKVKLGLDLRGGTSVVLQAQGKIEADTMSKVRNIIERRVNSIGVAEPVIQLSGNDKLIVELAGIKDPQKAIELIGTTAKLEFRIKNNDGTYGPVLLEGSALKSAGVTRDQVGMPSVSFELNSKGANDFAKITRENVGKQLAIMLDNKEQSAPRINGEINGGSGIITGRFSMEEANNLANLLKSGALPVEIKIVENRTVGATLGVDSIKQTGIAGLIALGVISVFMIAIYKIPGIVADIALLINGVLVLGLLSGIGAALTLPGIAGFILTLGMAVDSNVITYERIKEELRLGESLHDAVERGYENAFPAIIDGNITTLLVAAVLFFLGTGPIKGFAVTLSLGVVATVITGVFVSKVILKLFIKTFNIKREQLFWKGALNED